The following are from one region of the Yoonia sp. R2331 genome:
- the proC gene encoding pyrroline-5-carboxylate reductase: protein MDLNDVAQRGLVLLGCGKMGSAMLAGWLKGGLPPTSVWVLDPSPSDWVTDQGVHVNATLPGDPAIVLVAVKPQMMGDALPAMTALGNRTTLFVSVAAGTSIAAFEAALGDQTPVIRAMPNTPAAIGRGITALIGNDHTTPAHLALADTLLAAVGQTVHLEAEAQMDAVTAVSGSGPAYVFHLIETLAAAGVAQGLSPQMAMQLAKATVGGAGQLAEDAEEDPSQLRVNVTSPNGTTQAALDVLMDESHGFPALLNRAVTAAADRSRELGRD from the coding sequence ATGGATTTGAATGATGTTGCGCAGCGTGGCCTGGTGCTGCTGGGATGCGGCAAGATGGGCTCTGCGATGTTGGCCGGGTGGTTAAAAGGCGGGCTGCCGCCCACGTCGGTCTGGGTGTTGGATCCGTCGCCGTCGGACTGGGTGACGGACCAAGGCGTGCATGTGAATGCCACTTTGCCGGGCGATCCGGCGATCGTTCTGGTGGCCGTCAAACCGCAGATGATGGGGGATGCATTGCCCGCGATGACCGCACTTGGCAATCGCACCACGTTGTTTGTCTCTGTCGCGGCGGGCACGTCAATTGCAGCATTTGAGGCCGCATTGGGTGATCAGACACCGGTGATCCGCGCTATGCCAAACACGCCCGCGGCGATCGGGCGGGGGATCACGGCGCTGATTGGCAATGACCATACCACGCCTGCGCATTTGGCGCTGGCTGACACCTTGTTGGCCGCCGTCGGTCAGACCGTGCATCTGGAGGCCGAGGCGCAGATGGATGCGGTCACGGCTGTGTCGGGGTCTGGCCCGGCCTATGTGTTTCACCTGATCGAAACCCTTGCCGCGGCTGGCGTGGCGCAAGGTCTGTCACCGCAAATGGCGATGCAATTGGCCAAGGCCACCGTAGGCGGGGCAGGGCAATTGGCCGAAGATGCGGAGGAGGATCCGTCGCAATTGCGGGTGAACGTCACCTCGCCCAATGGCACCACGCAGGCGGCGCTTGACGTGTTGATGGACGAAAGCCATGGATTTCCGGCATTGCTGAACCGCGCGGTGACGGCTGCGGCAGATAGATCACGGGAGCTGGGGCGTGACTGA
- a CDS encoding 2-hydroxyacid dehydrogenase, whose amino-acid sequence MKRLLLTRTFPQATVQAAAADYAVTTRDVDAPLTAVEAAQAAKDFDAILCSIGDQFTAGAFAQKDLRCGMIANFGVGYNHIDVAAARGAGVQVSNTPDVVTDATADIAMTLILMTCRRAGEGERQVRSGTWDGWKPTQMLGAHVTGKRLGIVGMGRIGQAVARRAHYGFDMPVIYFNRSEKVVDVPARQVPDLHSLMSQSDIIVITVPGGNTHLIDADALAQMQDGAVLVNVARGDVLDEAALIAELQTGRIRAGLDVYAQEPVVPQALQQLENAVLLPHLGTAALEVREAMGQMALDNLAAWAAGQPLLNPV is encoded by the coding sequence TTGAAACGCCTGCTTTTGACGCGGACATTTCCGCAGGCCACGGTGCAGGCGGCGGCTGCGGATTATGCGGTCACAACCCGTGATGTCGACGCCCCGCTGACGGCGGTTGAGGCGGCGCAGGCGGCGAAGGACTTTGACGCGATCCTGTGTTCGATCGGTGACCAATTCACCGCCGGCGCCTTTGCCCAAAAAGACCTGCGCTGCGGCATGATTGCCAATTTCGGCGTGGGCTATAACCACATTGATGTGGCAGCGGCACGTGGTGCGGGCGTGCAAGTATCGAACACGCCAGATGTCGTGACCGATGCCACGGCTGACATCGCCATGACACTGATCCTGATGACCTGCCGTCGCGCGGGCGAAGGTGAACGGCAGGTGCGGAGTGGCACGTGGGACGGCTGGAAACCGACGCAGATGCTGGGCGCGCATGTGACCGGCAAACGGCTTGGCATTGTTGGCATGGGCCGGATCGGGCAGGCGGTGGCGCGGCGGGCGCACTATGGCTTTGACATGCCAGTGATCTACTTCAACCGCTCTGAAAAGGTCGTCGACGTGCCCGCACGGCAAGTGCCGGACTTGCACAGCTTGATGAGTCAGTCGGACATCATTGTTATCACTGTGCCGGGAGGTAACACCCATCTGATCGACGCGGATGCGCTGGCGCAAATGCAAGACGGCGCGGTGCTGGTCAACGTGGCGCGCGGTGACGTGCTGGACGAGGCGGCGTTGATCGCAGAATTGCAAACCGGGCGCATCCGGGCCGGACTGGACGTCTATGCGCAGGAACCGGTGGTGCCGCAGGCCTTGCAGCAATTGGAAAACGCGGTGCTCTTGCCGCATCTGGGAACTGCGGCGCTGGAAGTGCGCGAGGCGATGGGGCAGATGGCGCTGGATAACCTGGCCGCTTGGGCCGCCGGTCAACCGCTGCTCAACCCGGTCTAG
- a CDS encoding thymidine kinase produces MAKLYFNYSTMNAGKSTVLLQASHNYIERGMQTYLLTASFDDRAGSGRIASRIGIGQEADTFAAGEDLFAKIAARLDAGPCACVFLDEAQFLEREQVWQLARAVDDLSVPIMCFGLRVDFQGNLFPGSAALLALADEMREVRTICHCGKKATMVIRQDAKGNVLRDGDQVQVGGNESYVSLCRRHWREAVGD; encoded by the coding sequence ATGGCCAAGCTTTATTTCAACTACTCGACCATGAATGCCGGTAAATCGACGGTGCTTTTGCAGGCCAGCCACAACTATATCGAACGTGGGATGCAGACCTATCTGTTGACCGCCAGCTTTGATGACCGAGCCGGTTCAGGTCGTATCGCCAGCCGGATCGGGATCGGGCAAGAGGCGGACACCTTTGCCGCGGGCGAAGACCTGTTTGCCAAAATTGCCGCGCGGCTGGATGCGGGCCCCTGCGCGTGCGTTTTTCTGGACGAGGCGCAGTTTCTGGAGCGCGAGCAGGTTTGGCAATTGGCACGGGCCGTGGATGACCTGTCGGTGCCGATCATGTGTTTTGGTCTGCGGGTCGATTTTCAGGGCAACCTGTTCCCCGGCTCTGCCGCGCTTTTGGCGCTGGCCGATGAAATGCGCGAAGTGCGCACGATCTGCCATTGCGGCAAGAAGGCCACGATGGTGATCCGGCAAGACGCAAAGGGCAACGTGCTGCGCGACGGGGATCAGGTGCAGGTGGGCGGCAACGAAAGCTACGTCAGCTTGTGCCGCCGCCACTGGCGTGAAGCGGTTGGCGACTAG
- a CDS encoding tRNA-binding protein, with amino-acid sequence MTEITFDDFLKVDLRVGRVTRAEPYPEARKPAIKMWVDFGDELGEKKTSAQVTAHYDPSALVGKQILAVVNFPPRQIGKFMSEVLVLGMPDADGEVVLVGPDQDVPNGGRLH; translated from the coding sequence GTGACTGAGATTACGTTTGACGATTTTCTAAAGGTCGACCTGCGCGTCGGGCGCGTGACCCGGGCCGAGCCATACCCCGAGGCGCGCAAGCCCGCGATCAAGATGTGGGTCGATTTCGGCGATGAGCTGGGCGAGAAAAAGACCAGCGCGCAGGTCACCGCGCATTACGACCCGTCGGCGCTGGTGGGCAAGCAGATACTGGCCGTGGTGAACTTTCCCCCCCGCCAGATCGGCAAATTCATGTCAGAGGTTCTGGTGCTTGGCATGCCCGATGCGGACGGAGAGGTCGTGCTGGTCGGTCCTGACCAAGACGTGCCAAACGGGGGGCGGTTGCATTGA
- a CDS encoding BrnA antitoxin family protein, which produces MPETKTQRQHLSYAEEVHSRLEAEFDTPRIPDGWHDIWRERDRRDEKRQRVTLTLDADVVRFFRSMGKGYQPRMNRVLRAFMHDRLAGLVAGPEDRVDFRDAEQLQEVVDGLGDEKSA; this is translated from the coding sequence ATGCCCGAGACCAAGACCCAGCGCCAGCATCTGAGCTATGCCGAAGAAGTACACAGCCGATTGGAGGCCGAATTTGACACACCGCGCATCCCCGACGGCTGGCACGACATCTGGCGCGAACGGGACCGGCGGGATGAAAAGCGTCAGCGTGTCACCCTGACGCTGGACGCCGACGTGGTTCGGTTCTTTCGCAGCATGGGCAAAGGCTATCAACCCCGCATGAACCGCGTCCTGCGCGCCTTCATGCACGACCGCCTTGCGGGGCTGGTCGCCGGACCAGAGGACCGCGTCGACTTTCGGGACGCAGAGCAGCTGCAAGAGGTGGTAGACGGGCTGGGGGATGAGAAATCCGCGTAG
- a CDS encoding beta-ketoacyl-ACP synthase III, giving the protein MHGVAITGTGVFTPDNVITNDELVVAFNAYADRWNAEHADAIAAGEAEAKTHSSSDFIVAASGIERRYVLDKAGVLDPDRMYPRLDPRPDDAPAVMAEIAVDAARKALGDVDPASIDLVICAASNMERAYPAVAVEVQQLLGAGGFAFDMNVACSSATFGIQTAADMIRTGSVKTALVVNPEICSAHLEWRDRDCHFIFGDVATATLLQRDEGLTGPHFKVKSTRCATQFSNNIRNNNGYLRRAHDQMEDRRDMQFMQNGRKVFKEVLPMVSKHIAGHMADEGVAADDLKRLWLHQANKTMNDYIGKKVLGRDPEPGEQPNILQDYANTSSAGSIIAFSKHSADMNPGDVGLICSFGAGYSVGSVIVERA; this is encoded by the coding sequence ATGCACGGCGTCGCGATCACCGGAACCGGGGTGTTCACCCCTGACAACGTCATTACAAACGATGAATTGGTCGTCGCTTTCAACGCCTATGCCGACCGGTGGAACGCTGAACACGCGGATGCGATTGCTGCAGGTGAGGCAGAGGCAAAGACCCATTCGTCATCCGACTTCATTGTCGCCGCATCCGGGATTGAGCGCCGCTATGTTCTTGATAAGGCAGGTGTTCTGGACCCCGACCGGATGTACCCGCGACTTGATCCGCGCCCCGATGATGCCCCCGCCGTGATGGCAGAGATTGCCGTGGATGCCGCGCGCAAGGCGCTGGGTGATGTCGACCCGGCATCCATTGATCTGGTGATCTGTGCCGCCTCCAACATGGAGCGCGCCTATCCGGCGGTGGCTGTGGAAGTGCAGCAGTTGCTGGGCGCGGGCGGCTTTGCCTTTGACATGAACGTGGCCTGTTCGTCGGCCACCTTTGGTATCCAGACGGCAGCGGACATGATCCGTACCGGCAGTGTGAAGACCGCGCTAGTGGTGAACCCAGAGATTTGCAGCGCGCATCTGGAATGGCGCGACCGGGATTGTCATTTCATCTTTGGCGATGTGGCCACGGCCACGCTGTTGCAGCGGGATGAGGGGCTGACCGGTCCGCACTTCAAGGTGAAGTCCACCCGCTGTGCCACGCAGTTTTCCAACAACATTCGTAATAATAACGGCTACCTGCGCCGCGCCCATGACCAGATGGAAGACCGCCGCGACATGCAGTTCATGCAGAACGGGCGCAAAGTGTTCAAAGAGGTGTTGCCGATGGTCAGCAAACACATCGCCGGTCATATGGCCGATGAGGGCGTGGCGGCGGATGACCTGAAACGGTTGTGGCTGCATCAGGCCAACAAGACGATGAACGACTACATTGGCAAAAAGGTGCTGGGCCGCGACCCCGAACCGGGCGAGCAACCCAATATCTTGCAAGATTATGCCAATACATCATCCGCCGGGTCGATCATCGCGTTCAGCAAACACTCCGCCGATATGAACCCCGGTGACGTGGGGCTGATCTGTTCGTTTGGTGCTGGGTATTCGGTGGGGTCGGTGATTGTGGAGCGGGCCTGA
- the arsH gene encoding arsenical resistance protein ArsH has translation MVDTSDLPNIANGQLRDIDVTSFAPPDDPGHPPRILLLYGSLRESSYSRMAAEEAARILRALGCETRFFDPHGLPLPDDNADEKHPKVAELRELALWAEGMVWSSPERHGAMTSVMKAQIDWIPLSAIGGIRPTQGKTLALMQVCGGSQSFNTVNQMRILGRWMRMLTIPNQSSVPAAWNRFKDGRMTEGSHYNRIVDVMEELVRFTYMTRARVGALTDRYSERVEDAAKVHERVSRI, from the coding sequence TTGGTTGACACCTCGGACCTGCCCAACATCGCAAATGGGCAGCTGCGTGACATTGACGTCACGTCATTCGCCCCGCCCGATGATCCGGGGCATCCGCCGCGCATTTTGCTGCTCTACGGATCGCTGCGCGAAAGCAGTTATTCGCGGATGGCAGCGGAAGAAGCTGCGCGCATTTTGCGCGCATTGGGGTGCGAAACCCGGTTCTTTGATCCGCATGGTTTGCCGCTGCCAGACGACAACGCCGACGAAAAGCACCCCAAGGTGGCAGAGCTGCGTGAATTGGCGCTTTGGGCCGAAGGCATGGTTTGGTCCAGCCCGGAACGGCATGGCGCGATGACATCCGTGATGAAGGCGCAAATCGACTGGATCCCCCTGTCCGCCATTGGCGGCATCCGCCCGACCCAAGGCAAGACACTGGCCCTGATGCAGGTCTGCGGCGGGTCGCAATCGTTCAACACGGTCAACCAGATGCGCATCTTGGGGCGCTGGATGCGGATGCTGACGATCCCCAACCAATCGTCTGTGCCTGCCGCGTGGAACCGGTTCAAGGATGGCCGCATGACCGAAGGCTCACACTACAATCGGATCGTCGATGTGATGGAAGAACTCGTGCGCTTCACCTACATGACCCGCGCCCGTGTCGGTGCGCTCACCGACCGCTACTCTGAACGGGTCGAGGACGCCGCCAAAGTCCACGAGCGCGTCAGCCGGATTTAG
- the carB gene encoding carbamoyl-phosphate synthase large subunit, with protein MPKRDDIKSIMIIGAGPIVIGQACEFDYSGAQACKALREEGYRVVLVNSNPATIMTDPGLADATYIEPITPEVVAKIIEKERPDALLPTMGGQTGLNTSLALEEMGVLDKFNVEMIGAKRDAIEMAEDRKLFREAMDRLGIENPKATIVTAPKGADGKFDIKAGLDLAVEAIEEIGLPAIIRPAFTLGGTGGGVAYNRDEYLHYCKTGMEASPVAQILVDESLLGWKEFEMEVVRDRADNAIIVCAIENVDPMGVHTGDSITVAPALTLTDKEYQIMRTHSINVLREIGVETGGSNVQWAVNPADGRMVVIEMNPRVSRSSALASKATGFPIAKIAAKLAVGYTLDELDNDITGVTPASFEPTIDYVVTKIPRFAFEKFAGSEPHLTTAMKSVGEAMAIGRTFHESMQKALASMETGLTGFDDIDIPGAPDTAAVTKALAAQTPDRIRVIAQAMRHGLSDDDIHAVTKFDPWFLARIREIIEAEEGLKAKGLPTDEAALRAIKMLGFSDARLATLTGRDEDNVRRARLNLGVKAQFKRIDTCAAEFEAQTPYMYSTYETPVMGEPECEARPTDRKKVVILGGGPNRIGQGIEFDYCCCHACFALTDQGYETIMINCNPETVSTDYDTSDRLYFEPLTFEHVMEILRVEQESGDLHGVIVQFGGQTPLKLANALEEAGIPILGTSPDAIDLAEDRERFQDLVNRLGLKQPVNGIASTDAQALEIASDIGFPLVIRPSYVLGGRAMEIVRDQDQLERYISDAVVVSGDSPVLLDSYLAGAVEVDVDCLSDGTNTHVAGIMQHIEEAGVHSGDSACSLPPHSLSDAMIAEIRRQTEALAKALNVVGLMNVQFAVKDEEVYLIEVNPRASRTVPFVAKATDSAIASIAARLMAGEPLTNFPMREPYAPTDNPMEVLPLGDAFTLADPKTPWFSVKEAVMPFARFPGVDTILGPEMRSTGEVMGWDRNFARAFLKAQLGASTDLPTEGLVFLSIRDADKTPEMRDAAQALVDMGFSLIATRGTAAFLSETGMEVEVVNKGYEGGLTILDRLKDGHVALVFNTTEGAAAVEDSRSMRAVTLNDKIPYFTTAAAAQAAVLAMKEREMGDVDVRALQG; from the coding sequence ATGCCAAAACGTGATGATATCAAGTCGATCATGATTATCGGCGCGGGCCCTATTGTGATCGGGCAGGCCTGCGAATTCGACTACTCTGGGGCACAGGCCTGCAAGGCGCTGCGCGAGGAAGGCTACCGGGTTGTGCTGGTCAACTCCAACCCCGCCACGATCATGACGGACCCCGGCCTGGCCGATGCCACCTATATCGAACCCATCACCCCCGAAGTGGTGGCCAAGATCATCGAAAAGGAACGCCCCGATGCGCTTTTGCCAACGATGGGTGGGCAGACCGGGCTGAACACCTCTCTCGCGCTGGAAGAAATGGGCGTGCTGGACAAGTTCAACGTTGAGATGATCGGCGCCAAGCGCGACGCCATCGAAATGGCCGAAGACCGCAAGCTGTTCCGCGAAGCGATGGACCGCCTTGGCATCGAAAACCCAAAAGCCACGATTGTCACAGCGCCCAAAGGTGCCGATGGCAAATTTGACATCAAAGCGGGCCTTGATCTGGCCGTGGAAGCCATCGAAGAGATCGGCCTGCCCGCGATCATCCGCCCCGCCTTTACCCTTGGCGGCACCGGCGGCGGCGTGGCATACAACCGCGACGAATACCTGCACTATTGCAAAACCGGGATGGAGGCATCGCCAGTTGCCCAGATCCTGGTCGACGAAAGCCTGCTGGGTTGGAAAGAATTCGAGATGGAAGTCGTGCGCGACCGCGCCGACAACGCGATCATCGTCTGCGCCATCGAAAACGTCGATCCGATGGGTGTGCACACCGGTGACAGCATCACCGTTGCCCCGGCGCTCACGCTGACGGACAAGGAATACCAGATCATGCGCACGCACAGCATCAATGTGCTGCGCGAGATTGGTGTGGAAACCGGCGGGTCGAACGTGCAATGGGCCGTGAACCCCGCCGATGGCCGCATGGTGGTGATCGAGATGAACCCACGCGTCTCGCGTTCGTCTGCGCTGGCCTCAAAGGCGACCGGTTTTCCGATTGCCAAGATCGCCGCGAAACTCGCCGTGGGCTACACGCTGGACGAGCTCGACAACGACATTACCGGCGTCACGCCCGCCAGCTTTGAACCCACCATCGACTATGTGGTCACCAAGATCCCGCGCTTTGCCTTTGAAAAGTTCGCAGGTTCCGAACCGCACCTGACCACGGCGATGAAATCTGTGGGCGAGGCGATGGCGATTGGCCGCACGTTCCACGAATCCATGCAAAAGGCGCTGGCGTCAATGGAGACCGGCCTGACCGGCTTTGATGATATCGACATTCCCGGCGCGCCCGACACCGCCGCCGTGACCAAGGCGCTGGCCGCCCAAACGCCTGACCGCATCCGCGTGATTGCGCAGGCCATGCGCCATGGGTTGTCGGACGATGACATCCACGCGGTCACCAAGTTTGACCCCTGGTTCCTGGCCCGCATCCGCGAGATCATTGAGGCCGAAGAGGGCCTGAAGGCCAAGGGCCTTCCAACCGATGAGGCCGCCCTGCGCGCCATCAAGATGCTGGGCTTCTCTGACGCCCGCCTTGCCACGCTGACCGGCCGGGACGAAGACAACGTCCGCCGTGCCCGCCTGAACCTTGGCGTCAAGGCCCAATTCAAGCGGATCGACACCTGCGCCGCCGAATTTGAGGCGCAGACCCCCTACATGTACTCCACCTACGAAACCCCCGTGATGGGCGAACCCGAATGCGAGGCGCGCCCCACGGATCGCAAGAAAGTTGTGATCCTCGGCGGTGGTCCGAACCGTATCGGCCAAGGGATCGAGTTCGATTACTGCTGCTGTCATGCCTGTTTCGCCCTGACCGATCAGGGGTATGAGACGATCATGATCAACTGCAACCCCGAGACGGTCAGCACAGATTATGACACCTCGGACCGCTTGTATTTTGAACCACTCACCTTTGAACACGTCATGGAAATCCTGCGTGTGGAACAGGAAAGCGGCGACTTGCATGGCGTCATCGTCCAGTTCGGCGGCCAGACCCCGCTGAAGCTTGCCAATGCTCTGGAAGAAGCCGGTATCCCGATCCTCGGCACCTCGCCTGACGCCATTGATCTGGCAGAAGACCGGGAACGTTTTCAGGACCTCGTGAACCGTCTGGGCCTGAAGCAGCCGGTCAACGGCATCGCCTCCACCGATGCGCAAGCACTTGAAATCGCGTCCGATATCGGCTTTCCGCTGGTGATCCGCCCGTCCTATGTTCTGGGTGGCCGCGCGATGGAAATCGTGCGCGATCAGGACCAGTTGGAACGCTATATCTCGGACGCCGTGGTCGTCTCTGGCGACAGCCCCGTGCTGCTCGACAGCTACCTTGCCGGTGCTGTCGAGGTGGACGTTGACTGCCTTTCCGATGGGACCAACACCCATGTCGCGGGCATCATGCAGCACATTGAAGAGGCCGGCGTGCATTCCGGCGACAGCGCCTGTTCCCTGCCGCCGCATTCGCTGTCTGACGCCATGATCGCCGAAATCCGCCGCCAGACCGAAGCATTGGCCAAGGCGCTGAACGTTGTCGGCCTGATGAACGTACAATTTGCCGTCAAGGATGAAGAGGTCTACCTGATCGAGGTGAACCCCCGCGCCAGTCGCACAGTGCCCTTTGTCGCGAAGGCCACAGACAGTGCCATTGCCTCTATCGCTGCGCGCCTGATGGCTGGCGAGCCGCTGACCAACTTCCCGATGCGCGAACCCTATGCGCCCACCGACAACCCGATGGAGGTGTTGCCCTTGGGGGATGCCTTCACGCTGGCCGACCCCAAAACGCCTTGGTTCTCGGTCAAAGAGGCGGTGATGCCCTTTGCCCGCTTCCCCGGCGTTGACACGATCCTGGGGCCTGAAATGCGGTCCACCGGGGAGGTCATGGGCTGGGACCGCAACTTTGCCCGCGCGTTCCTGAAGGCGCAATTGGGCGCCAGCACCGACCTGCCGACCGAAGGCCTTGTCTTCCTGTCGATCCGCGATGCCGACAAAACACCCGAGATGCGGGACGCCGCACAAGCCCTTGTCGATATGGGATTTTCCCTGATCGCGACCCGTGGCACCGCCGCCTTCCTGTCAGAGACGGGCATGGAGGTGGAAGTGGTGAACAAGGGCTACGAGGGCGGATTGACGATCCTTGACCGCCTGAAAGACGGCCACGTCGCACTTGTCTTCAACACCACCGAAGGTGCGGCCGCTGTCGAGGACAGCCGTTCGATGCGGGCCGTGACGCTGAACGACAAAATCCCCTACTTCACCACCGCCGCCGCTGCCCAAGCCGCCGTACTGGCGATGAAGGAACGGGAAATGGGCGATGTCGATGTGCGGGCGTTACAGGGGTAG
- a CDS encoding YbjN domain-containing protein, which yields MALSEHYLDADEIHPIDMVEHVAEHYAWEFDRIHDDQIAMAVEGQWRTYSITLAWSAYDETLRLICTFEMEPPAERIGALYEALNAINDQCWAGAFTWWGEQQMMVYRYGLVLAGEQTAGPEQIDTMINAAVMSCERYYPAIQLVTWAERTPAEALQVAMTEAYGRA from the coding sequence ATGGCACTATCAGAGCATTATTTGGACGCGGATGAAATTCACCCGATCGATATGGTGGAACATGTCGCAGAGCATTATGCGTGGGAATTTGACCGGATTCACGACGATCAGATCGCCATGGCGGTCGAAGGCCAGTGGCGCACCTATTCCATCACCTTGGCCTGGTCGGCCTATGACGAAACCCTGCGTCTGATCTGCACCTTCGAGATGGAGCCACCTGCCGAACGGATAGGCGCACTTTATGAGGCGCTCAACGCGATCAACGATCAATGCTGGGCCGGGGCGTTCACCTGGTGGGGCGAACAGCAGATGATGGTATATCGTTATGGGCTTGTGCTTGCGGGGGAACAGACCGCCGGGCCAGAGCAGATTGACACGATGATCAATGCCGCAGTGATGAGTTGCGAGCGCTATTACCCAGCAATCCAGCTTGTGACCTGGGCCGAGCGGACCCCGGCAGAGGCCTTGCAGGTCGCGATGACAGAGGCCTATGGCCGCGCCTGA
- a CDS encoding alpha/beta hydrolase, translating into MNDIRIPLIAGFMAVVAVVAILFGNPIPTTQAPEVEPLERHGGAASEGSEPPIAEMAPPEEPVVIVGETENVGAAAPLEERAVEMPVEVMPEPIIIEEAMEMPAPFEEDETHRDVPIFFATNRALNDDPDFDDPASTFTDDYDVLRYGTGIISIPREHRMGELESQGWFASLMFDPDIEKHVILQDLTPWTTEEVMQMLAGELQSSENAILMYVHGFNTSLDKAARRAGQLTYDLAWDGPSFLFSWPSRGRAINYLSDSTMAQRSVPDLKRVLRDLAAQDPDRIIVIAHSMGTRIISEAMAEMVAEDDPAVDEITTIVLAAPDIDEVVFRTRIAPRFREATSTHFTLYASAEDSALKASKEANGFRRIGDTTDGVPQLPGIDVIDATGVVSDFFGHTYFGDNTSILSDIYEMVHTGSPVNRRAMLAPVPPEPPTPEAITHWRINLQN; encoded by the coding sequence ATGAACGATATCCGCATTCCTCTGATCGCCGGGTTCATGGCCGTGGTGGCCGTTGTCGCGATCCTGTTTGGAAACCCGATCCCCACGACCCAAGCGCCAGAGGTCGAGCCACTTGAGCGCCATGGCGGGGCTGCATCGGAAGGGTCCGAACCGCCGATTGCCGAAATGGCACCGCCCGAGGAACCCGTTGTTATTGTTGGAGAAACCGAAAACGTCGGGGCCGCAGCGCCGTTGGAAGAGCGCGCCGTCGAGATGCCGGTCGAGGTCATGCCAGAGCCGATCATCATCGAAGAAGCGATGGAAATGCCCGCGCCGTTTGAAGAGGATGAGACGCACCGCGATGTGCCGATCTTCTTTGCAACCAATCGCGCATTGAATGATGATCCCGACTTTGACGACCCGGCCAGCACCTTCACCGATGACTATGACGTGCTGCGCTACGGCACAGGCATTATCTCGATCCCGCGCGAACACCGGATGGGAGAGCTGGAAAGCCAGGGCTGGTTCGCGTCACTGATGTTTGACCCCGACATCGAAAAGCACGTGATCCTGCAAGACCTGACCCCCTGGACCACCGAAGAGGTGATGCAGATGTTGGCGGGTGAATTGCAAAGCTCTGAGAACGCCATTTTGATGTATGTCCATGGGTTCAACACCTCGCTGGACAAGGCCGCACGGCGCGCCGGGCAATTGACCTATGATCTGGCCTGGGATGGGCCGTCGTTCCTGTTCAGCTGGCCCAGCCGGGGCCGCGCGATCAACTATCTGTCCGACAGCACAATGGCGCAGCGCTCTGTCCCCGATCTGAAGCGGGTTTTGCGTGATCTGGCAGCGCAAGACCCCGACCGGATCATCGTGATCGCCCATTCGATGGGCACCCGGATCATCAGCGAAGCGATGGCCGAAATGGTGGCCGAAGATGACCCGGCGGTTGACGAGATCACCACCATCGTGCTGGCCGCCCCCGACATTGATGAGGTCGTGTTCCGCACCCGCATTGCCCCCCGTTTTCGGGAGGCGACATCGACCCATTTCACGCTGTATGCCTCGGCCGAGGATTCCGCGCTGAAAGCATCAAAAGAAGCAAATGGCTTTCGCCGCATTGGCGACACCACCGACGGTGTGCCGCAATTGCCGGGGATAGATGTGATTGATGCCACCGGTGTGGTGTCGGATTTCTTTGGGCATACCTACTTTGGCGATAACACCTCGATCCTGTCGGACATCTACGAAATGGTGCACACCGGCAGCCCGGTGAACCGCCGCGCGATGCTGGCCCCCGTCCCGCCAGAGCCGCCGACGCCAGAGGCGATTACCCACTGGCGGATCAACTTGCAGAACTAA